The nucleotide window ATTTGGCGATGCGAGCCTCGAAACCTtcacccctcccccttcgaGCCCCGGCACGTCGCACATTGAACAAGCAAAGTACGGCAAATAATAAGTTACCTGCTGGCCGTTTTGCCTCTCAGAACCGTGCACGACAACCATCACCTCCAGCCCTACGCGTGTTTACCCaaagcctccccccccttagaaacaccaccaccataCCAAGTACCCCTGCGCACGTGGGATCAACTTTCAGCGGCGGAACTGGGCCCAAGCCCCATCCACCTTGATGTTTCCCGAACAATTCTTGCGCCAGGTAACTATTGGATGGCCCACCTTGTGCCCTTTCCTCTCGGGCTCCATGGACCCATTCGGCGAACACTTTTTGAGCGCGTCCCGGGGATCTGGGTCGGGGGGACGGACACCTTGCCCTTGTGGGCATCGTGTGCTGCTAGGGAATCCCGCCGTCCAGACACTCGGACTTGCGCCTCCTCTTGGGCCCCCTCTGAGACCCCATGATGGGGAGGCGTtcggctgcgctgcgctgctggaGGTGGACCGAGCGTCTGTGAATCGGGGGAGGCTTCTGCAAAGATGACATCGCCATATAAGGGGGTGTGTAATGGGCATTCCCGAGGTTCCTTTTTGGAGGGTACAATATGTTTCTCTAGAACCAGAAGGGTAGCAAAAGCGCATCGGCCATCAAGTGCGAGGGCGATCGGCGACCTGCCCGGACGGAACCTGTTGCCGTCCATGCTCAGTTGGACGAGCGATGGGATCCAACGTGAGAGAGGGACCATGATTAGCAGGTACAACGCACCAGAAAGATGCAGAACGTCCAAAGGCAGCGCCTGGTCACATGTAAAGACGGCTGTCGCCTTTTCGTCCTGAACACCACCTCGTCGGAGCTGGCTTGGGGCCCTCGCGCCTCGGGTcaggggaaggggggtgaCCTGCAACAGGCGACGAGAGGGGTGTGTGACGGGAACGACAAACCTGGGGAATGTTGGTGATAGAGGCGAGAAGTAgctggccacgacgacgacggcgacgacaatgagCGACGAGCGACCAGAAAGAAGAGAGAGCCGACGAGTTGGTGGGAGGGATAGTACACAACGGGCATACCCGCAGCAATGACAGGAAAACCGGACCCTACGGAACCCCCCCACCCTCCCAGGGCACCCGAAAGCGTCAGGGCTACCGCAGGGCTGAAAaggaagagaaaaaaaggtCTCGGCTTGCTTTCTTTGGTCGTGGTGCGAGACCGACAGAGCGGTAACGGGCtttgggggggaggggggggggcaactGCGGCAaggctttttttttcttctctgcCGACGTagaggcggcgacgtgtTCTCGGCCTCTGATTCAAGCTTTCATTGACGCTTGATattgttgccgccgccgccgccgccgccaaatGTGGGAAGTGGGAGGGAGGATGGGGAAGTTgtgggggtggtggtgctggtgctggtggtgcttggtggcggcggcaagcgagcgggcgagcgatATCCGGGAAGGGCAACAAAGGTGAGtgagacagacagacagacagacaggccaGACAGCCTCACAACCCTGATATTGACGATACTAGTATGGTACTTGCTGCCGCCACATACATACTTGTAGTACAGAAGTACTGTGCTgtagtaggtagtaccttGTGTGGCATTGCGTGAAAACGCGCCACGAGGGTCGCACTCGCTTCCATGGTACGCCgcgtggctgcggctggggtGCAAGGGAGTGGGTGGTGCCATGGCTGGACGGATGTCGCTccgcacatacatacatacatacatacatacatacatacatacatacatagtCTTCCAATGGTTATGCATGAAGCCTCTACTATGTacgttagtaggtacctatgtATAACATACGAAGCCCAGTACGTACATGCCGAGGAAGCGGCATCCCGTAGTGTTTGTACGTAGCAAGTTAGTACATATGCGCTGTGCACGCCAGCTGAAGCTTCCCCTTTTGCCGAGTTGGATGTGCCATGGCCGAATGAAGCGACGGCCGACACCCCTGTCACCCCTCCCCAAGAACACAAGCAGCTTAGCCTCATGTAAACGATTCCTGGGACAGGCCGAAAAGAGCACAACACGTCACCAAGTATCAATCGTCTTTCTCTtcgggagggcggcgtgggccACGCACTGCCGATTTCCGTTTTGaacccccttccccccctcttccctaCCCAGCTGAGAtgtagagagagagggagtaggggaagggaggggggatggaaAGAGGGCGAGAAGGCAAGTTGTCTGTCAGACTGGACACATGGTCACCATCATGTCGACGCACATTATGGCATTGGCTGCGTTTCTTCACCTGGCAGAGGGCGATGCGAACCCGTATGGATGTGCATGCCACATTCGGCGGGGTGATCACCACACGACACGGGTGGCGCATGGTGCCAAAGTTGGGTCGTAACGTCAAGATCGCTCACCCTCATCCTAGCGGCCTAAACTTTACCAAGCAGTCGGGACTGAGGCGTGCTGCGGCAACACGGCAGGCTCGCAGCCTCTAGTGGCGTCAACATAGGGGCCGCCCGCGATCCAGATGCATTGCGTGCCCGTTATGTGATACAAGATCCGGGCCGTGGCTGTGAGAGCGGGAGCCGAAGAGAGCCCAGCCACGCAATCCAGCAGCACTGCGCACtatcatccccccccccccccccccccccccccccccccccccccccccccccccccccccccgatcCGGACCAATGGGTCGTCCGTCTCGCAGATGGAAAAGGAGAGAGACCTCGGAAAGGTGGGAGACGtggcgacgccatcacgATGGTCTCTCGGCCGGCTCAGGCTTTCATCGTGGTCAGAATGGGGGTGGCGTAGATCTTGCACAATACGATTTGTGATCAGGCGACTTGAAAAATAGCAGCCCCGAGAGGAGGGAAAGGAGGGACGGAGggacggcaccgccgcgcgcgcgcggtgtGCAGGTGAGGgaggtgggtgggtgggtgggtagGTGGGCGCTTACACCGACCACACCGTCAGCCCGATTGCACCACCGCCAGGCCGTGATGACGACCGTCGGGATACGTGTTGGAAAggggggtggagggaggAACTTGGCCGACATGGACAGACAGCAgcttcgccgacgaccaggcAGACGTGTTTGGCGtgtggccggccgcccggggggagggcagggaCGGTCGGTGGACGGTGAGCGGCCGACCGAGAGACGAAGACGGAAGGACGGTTGGACGGACAGAGGAGCCCTGTCGATGTGGTGCCACGATGGCATCATAAGCGCACCATGGgcgcgccgtgtcgtccTGCTCTCAATGTCGAAAATCCCTTCCCTTCAATTCCTTCCTTCGTCAATGAAATCCGGCACGTCGGCACTCCCGAGATTATAGTACGTACCGCGGGtggggcggctggtgggCCTCCCGATGGGCTTGGCGGAGCCTCTGAGCGGCGtcgggacgcgggcgctAATCCCCATCTGGGGGTCAATGGGGGGCCCCACACACCTTTTTTCAACAACAATAGCAACGACGACAATAGACAATAGCCATTCCACGAGcctggcctcgccctctcactcacctcacctcacacTCACACTCACGGGGGGGGTTGCTCGCCCTTCATTCCGCTGAATCCGTCCGATGCCGCCCTGCGACCTAAACTCATCCGTCCGACAGTCTCCCCGGAGTGGTGTAGTGTCctctcgccccccccccctttcccccccgcGTCTTCATTCTCCACGAATGAGCACGGTGAGTGAGTGCAAAGTGAACTGGGAAGAAAGAAGAGCAGGAAAGAAAAGAACCCCACCCACCCCCGTTCCCATCCTGCTGACCGGGGTTCGTTCCGCTCCCTTTccacgggcagcagcagcgccacgcccgggcccccgcgcgcgcgcgccgacgcccatTCATCGGACGCAGGGACAATACTAggccggagcggcggcgccggcggccacacCACGGGCACCACCAGGGattggcagcggcgccggacTGCAGCAGTGTTTCAAGGTTCGACGAAACAAACCCTGCTGAGGACCAaaacaaggccaaggtctTTCGTttctcccccttctcctcccgtCCTCAGACGGTCGGCAATTCTTCATGCCGCAGAAGAGCGCCCGCGAGCACcgtgctgcgccgccgccacagtCTTTTTTGCCGGCCCTCTCCTTTGGTTGCCGGCCATGTACGGTACGGGGCGTGGGCCTCTGAGCaagtgcagtgcagtgctTTAACGTGTATTGTACTGTACCTACATTTTCCTACTTCGAAAATAGCGTGCAGTGACTATTACCTTGACCCCAAAAGGCCGGTTCAGTGCCAACGCCTTTGCCAAGCTCTGCATGCGGCTTTGTCTCATGTCTCACGCAGGCCCGTCATTGCAGTTCTTTTTCTTGACACTATTATTGCAGTCAGTGCAGGCTCAAGAAATACAACACGTCATTCGATGGAACATACTGtacgccccctccccttccacCCAGCCCGCCCAAGGGTGGGGGGGCTGCCGTCTCTTCAACTGCTGCGAGCAAAGctgacggcgatgcgcgtAGCCGCCGAGCATGTCGACAATACTAAACTTCTGCGCACCCAATCCCAGGTGAATAGAGAGCCCCCTTTTCccttgcctgcccccccTGACTACTTATTTCCTGGGGTTTGCATGGATGGCCGCCCGCTAGCAGATGCTTTGCTTCGGGGTGGCGTTGCGGGACATGTCCGTCATGATGACAAGCGCAAGGGAAAAAGGGGCCCGGCCGCAACCAGCGAGCGTGCCCCCCCAAAGATCGTGAAGAACACCATGTGCCAATCAGTTGGCTGCGCGGGTGCGATTCTTGGCGGATCCCAGTCTCCGCTTCaactcggccggccggcagacTCCCTCCCTGCCGGGGGCGGAAAAAGTGAGAGAAGCTTTTGTGAGAGGGAGACAACCACTGACAAGAGGTGCTCGGCCCGAAAAGCTCCAGCCAAAGTGCTTGGGGTGCGAAAGTGGTACGCCACAGAGGCAGGGGCAGAACTGCCGCGGGTTACTCGTCGCCAAGCAGTGAGTTGCGTTGGGTTGGCTTTTGGATGCGTGTGCGCGAGCAGGAAAGAAAAAACAGAGTTTTTGCGCAGGCATCATCGGAGtgagggagaggaagaggggccAAAGGCTTCTCTTCACATCGCACTTTCGATGCGTTAGGCAACCCAAAACCCCATGAATAGGTAGCCAGGGGTGCTGCGAGGCGCGATGGACTATTCAGTGCGGTCCTCAGAATATGCTGTGGTACAACTTTCTTCCAGGCAACTACTACCTCAACGCACCGCAGGCGGTACGCATACACACGTAGTAACTTGTATGTGGTTGTGCAGCCGTCGCGGCCTCCCTATTCGTCGCTGGAATGCTTTCCTGTACTGCTGCCTTCAGAGTTCACTCTTCGGGTTGCTACAGCTGTTCCGCCGCATTGAGGAATTCCAACGTTTGGTACTCCTCGCTTCACCATTGGGTGTATCACAGCACCTTGGCCGCGaaccacccccccccttccgaTTCGGGTCCGCACACGCCCACACGTGCCCCAGGCATAACACCTGATAGGCTCTCACCGTCCAGCAGACAAAGGCGGACGACGTcaggcggacgaggacgggacCTGGAGCCCATTGATGGGCgtggcgcgcgagggccagcACGGGCCAGCAATTAGCCATCTTCGGGGACGGGCCACCCAGCCcaagtaggtacctagtatCAGCAGCAGTACATGGGTCTTCATGTATTGTACGCGTGCGTGGATGTATACGAATATACACGCATCCGCCGGCCgttgtatgtgtgtgtgtgtgcatggATTCCCCTGCGTCGGTGCGTGCCAGCACGGGTTGCCGATGAATGAGTGGTGAATGGGCAAGAATACCCCGTAGTCCCGACGTGGAGACTATTCTAGTATTCGGGGGCGCTCCGTGTCCGAATCATTGTTGCCCACGAGGGCATCTGTAAGTGCCGGCACGCTGCCCTTGCCAGGGCCTCTCGCTCTCTTCTTTGTTGACGAAGAAGCGGTTGCTGACAGAGACGATCGATCGCGTGCTGTGAGCTGATGAGACCGTCCGCCAAGCAGAcagagcccgacgacgatgaccaaCGACAAAAGACGAATAGAGCCCCGTTCAATGTACCATGACATGACCTGACCCTGGGTCGTCATGCCCTGTCCCCGTGTTGAGCCCGGGGACCGACTGAGCGGCCGACACTATCAATTACTGCCAGGTTAGCGCAGCGCAGATCCCCCGCCTCGAAGATCTTATACATGGTACATCATCTGGTGTTTCGACGAAAAGGCTCCGTACTTTGTACAAACCATGTGGCGTCATCACTGGAAAGCATCTCTCACCTTGTCTCCCTTCGTCTCTGTGGTGGTGAGGCATTGGTTCGCATGCCCACTTCCCGTAGGCTCGCAACCCTCGtacacgcacacgcacacgcacaccgGGCGCCTGTTGCGGGCAGGAGAAACCAAAGTTAGCACGAAGACGGGAGTTTGTCCATGAGTGAGGAATAATAGGTAGGATTCACGCAGCTACTGCTGGGTAGGCGCCGAGCGCGCACGCCCTCCGCCCctccatcaccatcaccatcaccagtGCACCACTACGACACAAAGACGCACCCACCCCACCCCTCCTTCCAACCTCactcccctcctccttcccttTCCCAACACAgacgcccccgccccgccccccgggTCGCACACCCTTTCCCTCTGCCACCAGGCTGCCCCGTCCATACACAaggttttttttctttttctgTCGGCTGGGCTCGGTTCGGCAGACGAAGGTGCGAAGGGCATTGCTGGAAAGAGCAGAAGTAAAGGGATAGAGAAGGAGCTCGCCACCGAGGACCCGGTACGTGGCGCACAGCGAGAGTCAcagatggaggaggatgaagcCACGACGACCGGtgaagggaaggggggggggttgggcGTGCACGCTGCCTCTTGTCGGTTGACCTTGCCCGAccaccccccacccccccagTCAGTCACTTGTCTTGCCCGGCCATGCCCTGTCGGACTGTCCTGCCCTGTGGAGAGGTTTCCACGGTGGTCCTTGGGGGGTGTACGTGCATACCTACACGCCTGccggccgtccgtccccttGTCGATCGCCTTGAATGTACATGCGTACCTCGTCGCACCTCAACTCTCTCCGCTGCCTCCAACTTATTTATTATCTATCCTCCACCTGCCACCTTCCCACACCTCCCGACAACGATATCAACTGGCCTTCTACCACCATCCATCGTTTGGACCTTGCCACTTGCTATCTCAGTCGAGGATCCTCAAAGTAAGAGTAGCTCGACTGCCTGCTTAGCCTCCACGGCCAACCGACATTACATTCACGAGACGGCGGGAAGCAGGCATCCATTGGCTCTCCCTCCTACACGGCAGCGTGCCGCTACAAGAATTCACTTCCGCTACACACACAAGATTCCGCAGAACAACAGCCATGGACGGACCGATTCGGCAAATACGAGACTTTGCCTCTCACCTCCTGGCAAAGGAAGTCTCTCACcaccctctctcccctcctcccgcctACACCCCCAATCGCCAACCCCTGGACCTTCTCGCCATCACAGCCCGccagctcgagcagcagcgcgaggcacAGCCCAGGCCAGTCCTGATAGACAACTCTCCCGTCACGACTCTTCTCAGCGGGTCGGCCATagacgacgcggccagcgacatggccgaggaggagtcCTCACCCATCTTCCTCCGCATCAACACCTCCATCAAGGTGGCAAGCAACAACAACGTGCtctgcctcgacgccacccCAACAGACAACGCCAAGCAGATCGCAGAGGCtgtcgtcaaggccatgcGGGACTACAGCGCCGGCAACGCTGGCCTCCCCATGATCGATGAGGAGGGCCGGCCCCGTCCCGTCAAgatcgacgtcgacgccggcgtcacgGTGGAGGGTGCCAACAACTTCCTCGGCAGCAAGCATGTCTTCCAACAGTTTCTTGAGGTGCAAAGAAACGCACAGGATCGCGGtcaacgccgacgtcgcgagGAGtctgaggaggaggctgacgAGACCGCTGGCCCTTCAAAGCGCTCCCGCTCTACCGACTGAAGCCTTGACAAAGACATGACATGGAGAGccacacatacacacatgTGCTCACACAGGGTAACTACCTAGACCTGTGTCTTCTCCCAGGGCCTGGGCCATGGGAAACAAAGCGCCACACACTTCAGGCGACGTCAATACTTGGAGTATCAAGCTACCCTGTCCAATAACGTAGTTTGATCAGGAGTGGTGCCGCTGTTGGAGTCGGGGCGAAAATCAGACTGGACAAGGCGTGTGCACGAAGCCGGACCAGACAGGAACGTGACTGATACAATTACACAAGGAGGGGTTTTCGGAGTTCCGGGCATGAAATACGATGATATGGGCGGGGAAAAAGATGATACCACATATTAGGCAGTCGCGTGTAATACAACGACCAGGCATACCACTCTCGTCATTCTTGTCTCTGTTCCTTACCACCTCGTTTCTTGTTCCATAGGGAGGGTCCACGGCGCGTGGGAATGCCGTCTATCAACGGTTGTCGGTTGATGGCTACCTCACGGATGTGCACGCAGAGTGTGCCCTCTTTGAAAAACCTTGACGCAGCGCGAGGCGTCtcagcccagcgcctcgcagACAACCGACGGGCGAAGCGTGGCTGACGTGTCGCCGAAATACGGACGAAGCGGCGTGGGCTCCTCGCAGTGCAAAGGCGCCCTCGACAGCCGGGACCGTCACCGCATCGCGACTAGGGGAACCAGCAGGCTGGACTGCGCTAGCACCTAGTGGGCGCCATTGTTCCCGCGCCGTCGGTATTGAGGCCTGGATGTGTCCCGACAGCCTGGGAGACCCTCCGCCGTCCCGCCACGGCTCCCGGGCCctggcgagggcctggcCATCCCATCCtgaacccccctcccccttccccccggGCCTCCCTCTCGCGAGAGCCGGACCCGGGGCGGCAAGTGACACCTCTGGGGCGCCTCGTGGAGCAGTGCCCAGCCATGGCGCCTCTCCCATTCTCTGGGTCAAGACATCTTATTGTGGTCGGAAAGCGGgggggcggagagggcgccACTGCTGCAGCACGGCGTCACGACAGAGTCACGACCGGCAAGCAGCGGTGGAGGTGTGGTCCGTGATGCAAACCTgttccatcgtcgccgccacaCATGCACGCCATGTGCGAGCCAGAGCGCTCAGGTAGACGCAAGGAGCGcaccgggcgggcgggcagagcGGCCAAGGGACAGGGCAGCGATACGGAGTGAAAGTGAAACATGctcgagagcgacgacgacgatgacgactttgcgccttggccgtggtTCGGGTTCTGTTTCTTCCGACTCTGCCCTTTGACATGGCCCGCGCTCTCGGGACTTGTAGCTCTGCAAGCATCTTGTTTGGCGTTGCGTCGACAGGCCTTCTTCGCCCGGCTAAACGGGAGACGTCTCGTCCGGGTCACCCGCCACGTCTCCTCGACGTAATCGTAGATGGTAACGGCACCATCCTGCAATGCGTCTTAGTACGCTTTCAGGCCTAAACTGGTAAATACGAAAATGGGGACTTACATTACTGTATAGTCCCGTGCCATGCTAGTGTACGATACAGCATGACAAGAACTCGCGGCATTGTTGTTGTGCCGTATAAGGCTGTCTGCGGATACATCcgatgtgatgtgatgcgaCGCACGGAGCCGTTCCACATGCTCGACCCgctcgtcctgctcgtccCGCATATCCGGATCAATGGGCGAGCAGGTGCTATTGTGAGGGACAATAGGGCAAGGCATTGGGCGGCCGGGGATCCCTCCCGGGTCGACAGGGCGGATCTGAGATTCCATGTCTGGGCCGGCATGGGCGTGTGAGCCGGGGCGGGTCTGTGCAGGCCAGCTCTTCAATTCAATGCAATGCGGGACGCTACGAGCCTATTATTCGGCGCCTGCATGTATTCACCCATTGATGAAGTCTGTGGGGTGCAGGGCTGTTTGTTTGCTGAGCACAGACGACCGTTTATGGTTGACGGCTCCTCtgtctctctcgctctctctctgttGTTGGGCGTCGCAGCCGCATTCGAAAGCGAGTCAAGTAGTTATATTACAGGGAAGCGAGATTGCATGTCGTTCAaacgtacaaagtacaatACTGTATTCGGGCGACCAGTTCTTGCTGCCCCAGTCATTCATTCATACCGTTTGACAACAGTGTACGTCAGCTCGTCGGGGGCTCGGGCGTGCATGCATCATCACAGCCCTGGATTCAGATTACTCAAAGAGTGTCAGTTCTTTGTTTACCCATCTGGCGTATGCAGTgagtacagtacagtacctaccGGACTTTGTATTGAGCAAAAGGCATCGGTTGCTGTGCACGGGGCCTCGCTTCGTCGGGGCTGAGCAGCGCAGAGCCCGCCTGGGGCGGTTGATGGACACGGCACCTGCTGGGGCCTGATGGACGTCCGGACGGCAGACAATGGACAATGATGGACGATGGACGGAGGGTGCCCGTgtcggcgcccgtcgccccgtcttgtcctcgcatccatcatcatgatTCAGTACGTCTTGCTTGGTCCGCCCACTCTGGGGATCCGCTCCTTCCTTTGTTCTCTCTTGCTTCTCCCGTCCCGTGCGGCCTAGTCCGTCTCAGAGTCTTAAAGGCAGGTACGCACGGTGCAGCTCTTGCCTTACCTGCTCACATGACACCGCGAGGCACTTTCCTGTGTGTTGCCGCTTTGTAACCAAACTCTCCACCATTGAGACGACTGCGGAACTAGGTAGGGCAGGAGCGGACCAAGAGTCAGTTGTCTGGCTCAGTACTAaggttggcgaggaggccccGCCATGCTGCGCACCTCACGTTCTTCCATTCCCGCTGCATCATTCAGCTGCCCCTCCTTTCCGGTCTTCTCCTGGAGCTCCAaggccctccctccctcctccactgACATGGAGGTATCCGCCTTATTAGAGGTAGTAATGGAAAGGCGAAAAAACCCCCTACCTAAAACAGCtgaagcccccccccccttctcctctcCTGGACTGGCcccgctccagcagctccaacTTCCTCCCGCTGGGGTGCTCAGTGCTGTGTTGCTAACTTGCTAGTGCCCCTCTTTTCGCAATCGCCGAGTTGCtcagccagcccagctcaTCAAGCAACAAGCTGCGCCGTCTGCTGATGAGCTGAGTGCCAGCCCAGAAAGAGCTCTGCCACAACCGCTGCCCCGCGGCCTGCTTCGCCATGCCGCCATCCATAATGTACCTTACCTACTACGTACTCAGGAGTCAGGACTGCGAACGCAACGACGTGTCACCTGTACCCCCCGCGCGGTTTGGCAGATAGGGCCGCACATACAGAGCAGGCGAAGCTGCATCCGCTCCGTCGATGGACGCATTActagtacgaagtacgaagtacggaaGTAATTTAGTTCATTTTTTTTAATGCTCCGGCATTGGCAGGAATCGTGAGCCTAGTACATGTCTGCCAGGGCCGAATCACATCAGAGCCCCATCACCAGTTATTTAGCAGTTCATGGCCACCCTCGGCTCGGCGGCTCCGTCACCCAACGTGGACTACTTTGCCGGATTGGTTCGCTAGCGCTGCAGATATATCCCCGATTCGCGATGGCGAGCTAGCATCGTCTGCGAGCTTCGCCCCCAAAGCTTAAACCGCCCCGAACTCCGCGTCCAAGACGTCAAGCAAAACTCAACCGCTGTCCCGACGTCGAACCCCCCCACCCCTAGACGCATCTCCGTCTGCTTCGTCAAACCCCCAATTGACTGCtagacgcccgcccgcttcTCCATCccaacgcccgcccggcgcaGTTGAAGCCCCAtctttgccgtcgtcgtcgtagttATCATCGCCCATCATGGCTACCCTCACGCTTCGCAACCTCACGATCCATcccctcgagctcgtcaaggtcgagcgcttcgagggcgagcgcgtcgcctccggcggcggcctgcttAGCAACGTCAccggcgccgtcaccaaCTTTCTCAATGCCACGGAGCATCAATCGCACGAGACGCGCGCCAAAGGCGGCCCCATCGACTCGCGCGACCTCTCCGTCCGCATCGAGCCCTTCACCATCAATTCGGACACCGACGTCCGCAGCCCCGATGAGGCGGCCCGCGAGGTCATTCGTCTCACCTTCCAGACCGAGGGCCACCGCTATGAGGCCGACGTCcccacgccctcgagccgctcCGCCGTCATGAAGAAGCTTGACGACGGGCCGCATGACCTGACGGCTGTCTACGTCTCCAACGgtgccctcctcgccgtcttctcgtcggcccgcctcgaggcctGGATGAGCGAGCTGCACAACGACTGGCCCCTAACCCTGCTCTCCATCCCCGGCACCCACAACTCGCCCACCTGCCACAAGGCCTTGCCCTCGGTGCGCTGCCAGGCCGTTGGCGTCCccgagcagctgcgcaacGGCGTCCGCTTCCTCGACATCCGTGTGTCGGCCAacccggacgacgacgccctcgcgctcgtccACAGCGCCTTCCCCATCTCCCTTACCGGCAACAAGTACTTTGGCGACATGCTCGCCGACATCTAccgcttcctcgacgagaacCCGAGCGAGACGGTCATCATGAGCCTTAAGCGCGAGGGCACCGGCAAGGGCACCGATGGCCAGCTGGGCAAGTACCTCAAGCACAGCTACGTCGACAAGACGCGCGACAAGTGGTGGACCGAGCCCAAGATCCCCACCCTCGGCCAGGCCCGCGGCAAGatcgtcatcgtccgccGCTTCGCCCTCGATGACGACATGCGCCAGGCCTGCTGGGACGGCCGCGGCTGGGGCATCGACGCCCAGCAATGGCCCGACAACTGCGAGGACGgaaccggcggcgacggcaacttCCGCATCCAGGACTTTTACGAGATCACCGAGAGCCAGAACATCGAGAAGAAGATCTCGTATAGCCGCGGTcagctcgagcgcgccgccgaacAGGTctttgccctcgccggcatggAGGGCCACCAGCCCGACGCTCCGACCCCGCCCTTCTTCATCAACTTCCTCAGCGCCAGCAACTTCTTCAACGCCACCTGCTGGCccgagcgcatcgccgcaAAGGTCAaccccgccatcgtcgagtACCTCTGCATCAaccacggcgagcacgacaAGGGACCCAACAAGCTCagggtcggcgacgccggcaccGGTATCGTCATCACCGATTGGGTGGGGGCCAACGACAACTGGGACCTGATTCGCTGCATTGTTGGCATGAACGCCCGGT belongs to Purpureocillium takamizusanense chromosome 1, complete sequence and includes:
- a CDS encoding Phosphatidylinositol diacylglycerol-lyase (COG:S~EggNog:ENOG503NWX6), giving the protein MATLTLRNLTIHPLELVKVERFEGERVASGGGLLSNVTGAVTNFLNATEHQSHETRAKGGPIDSRDLSVRIEPFTINSDTDVRSPDEAAREVIRLTFQTEGHRYEADVPTPSSRSAVMKKLDDGPHDLTAVYVSNGALLAVFSSARLEAWMSELHNDWPLTLLSIPGTHNSPTCHKALPSVRCQAVGVPEQLRNGVRFLDIRVSANPDDDALALVHSAFPISLTGNKYFGDMLADIYRFLDENPSETVIMSLKREGTGKGTDGQLGKYLKHSYVDKTRDKWWTEPKIPTLGQARGKIVIVRRFALDDDMRQACWDGRGWGIDAQQWPDNCEDGTGGDGNFRIQDFYEITESQNIEKKISYSRGQLERAAEQVFALAGMEGHQPDAPTPPFFINFLSASNFFNATCWPERIAAKVNPAIVEYLCINHGEHDKGPNKLRVGDAGTGIVITDWVGANDNWDLIRCIVGMNARLQLKK
- a CDS encoding uncharacterized protein (EggNog:ENOG503PEYC), with the protein product MDGPIRQIRDFASHLLAKEVSHHPLSPPPAYTPNRQPLDLLAITARQLEQQREAQPRPVLIDNSPVTTLLSGSAIDDAASDMAEEESSPIFLRINTSIKVASNNNVLCLDATPTDNAKQIAEAVVKAMRDYSAGNAGLPMIDEEGRPRPVKIDVDAGVTVEGANNFLGSKHVFQQFLEVQRNAQDRGQRRRREESEEEADETAGPSKRSRSTD